In Oceanobacillus sp. FSL K6-2867, one DNA window encodes the following:
- a CDS encoding NUDIX hydrolase — MKKTQQPIYTPPKHIVSAATIVINDQREILLIKGPKRGWEMPGGQVEEGESLKEAAIRETKEESGIDIEIIKFCGIFQNVTRSICNTLFLAKPIGGELATSPESLEVGFFPIEHALVKVTWHNFRQRIEYCLDKNTQPFLIEF; from the coding sequence TTGAAAAAGACACAGCAGCCGATTTATACACCACCAAAACATATCGTTTCAGCAGCAACAATAGTAATAAACGATCAACGGGAAATTTTATTAATTAAAGGACCTAAAAGAGGCTGGGAAATGCCTGGCGGACAAGTTGAGGAAGGAGAGTCTTTAAAAGAGGCGGCAATCCGAGAAACAAAAGAGGAGTCAGGGATTGATATAGAAATCATAAAGTTCTGCGGAATTTTTCAAAATGTAACAAGGTCGATTTGCAATACTCTTTTTTTAGCTAAGCCAATTGGCGGCGAGTTAGCGACCTCTCCAGAGAGCCTGGAAGTAGGATTCTTCCCTATTGAACACGCTCTAGTCAAGGTGACTTGGCATAATTTCAGACAACGAATTGAATATTGCTTGGATAAAAATACTCAGCCATTTCTTATTGAATTTTAA